The following are from one region of the Alkalimarinus sediminis genome:
- the erpA gene encoding iron-sulfur cluster insertion protein ErpA, which produces MSVVESHMPELLVFTDAAASKVKNLIEEEGNPELKLRVFVTGGGCSGFQYGFTFDEAMADDDTAIEKDGVLLLVDPMSYQYLVGATVDYSEGLQGSQFVVNNPNASSTCGCGSSFSI; this is translated from the coding sequence ATGAGTGTTGTCGAATCGCACATGCCTGAACTATTAGTCTTTACGGATGCAGCTGCGTCTAAAGTAAAGAATCTGATAGAAGAAGAAGGTAATCCTGAATTAAAGCTTCGGGTCTTTGTGACTGGAGGTGGTTGCTCAGGATTTCAGTACGGCTTTACGTTTGATGAAGCGATGGCTGATGACGATACGGCTATTGAAAAGGATGGGGTTTTATTGCTAGTTGACCCTATGAGCTATCAGTATCTTGTTGGTGCAACTGTTGATTATAGTGAGGGATTACAAGGTTCTCAGTTCGTGGTTAACAACCCTAATGCGTCAAGCACATGTGGTTGTGGTTCTTCATTTAGTATCTAA
- a CDS encoding bactofilin family protein: MWGNKKSKGRKPVTGHFDTLISNKTQIVGDLQFSGGLHIDGTVKGTIRADESSEAIIRISDVGEVDGDVIAPHIIVNGTVHGDVYSSKHIELAANASIKGNVYYHLIEMVMGAEVNGNLVHNKEPVSVSGRAQPEDQRQEVEINSDDDSFEKEDSLSAN; the protein is encoded by the coding sequence ATGTGGGGCAATAAGAAATCCAAAGGGCGTAAACCCGTTACCGGTCACTTTGACACTCTAATATCGAATAAAACCCAAATTGTTGGTGACTTACAGTTTTCTGGTGGGCTTCATATAGACGGAACCGTAAAAGGGACTATCCGAGCAGATGAAAGTAGCGAAGCGATCATTCGAATTAGTGATGTCGGAGAGGTTGATGGTGATGTAATCGCTCCTCATATTATTGTTAACGGCACGGTTCATGGTGATGTTTATTCGTCGAAGCATATAGAACTCGCCGCAAATGCCTCGATTAAGGGTAATGTATATTATCACTTAATTGAGATGGTTATGGGAGCTGAGGTGAATGGGAATCTTGTTCACAATAAAGAGCCTGTTTCTGTTTCAGGGCGTGCGCAGCCTGAAGATCAGCGTCAGGAGGTTGAGATAAATAGTGACGACGATAGTTTTGAAAAGGAAGACAGTTTATCTGCTAACTAA
- the tyrS gene encoding tyrosine--tRNA ligase yields MSSVEHALSVIRRGVDEILVEEDLIKKLESGKRLRIKAGFDPTAPDLHLGHTVLINKLKQFQDLGHEVLFLIGDFTGMIGDPTGKSATRPPLTEEQVAKNAESYKEQVFKILDPEKTTVMFNSEWMSKMSASDMIRLAGQYTVARMLERDDFSKRFKGEQSIAIHEFLYPLVQGYDSVAMQADVELGGTDQKFNLLMGRTLQKSAGQDPQTIITMPILEGLDGVQKMSKSLGNYIGVSDAPGEMYTKILSMPDALMWRYFELLSFKPMEEVEAYRQEVSSGRNPQEIKQVLAREIIERFHDASAAENAHKSAGNKMDLGEIPDDVPEVDLELEGQSEIWINEILRRAGLVVNGKAAKDALGRGVVFADGEKIEAGFKMVAGDSKVIQAGKKKIARVTVK; encoded by the coding sequence ATGTCCTCAGTAGAACACGCGTTATCAGTAATTCGTCGAGGTGTAGACGAAATCCTCGTTGAAGAAGATTTAATTAAAAAGCTGGAGTCAGGTAAAAGATTGCGTATAAAAGCAGGCTTTGACCCGACAGCCCCTGACTTGCACTTGGGCCATACGGTGTTAATCAATAAATTGAAGCAATTTCAAGATTTAGGTCACGAGGTGTTGTTCCTGATTGGTGACTTCACTGGAATGATTGGCGACCCTACTGGTAAAAGTGCGACCAGGCCACCCTTGACGGAAGAGCAGGTTGCTAAAAATGCTGAGTCCTACAAAGAGCAGGTTTTTAAAATACTTGACCCAGAAAAAACCACGGTAATGTTTAATTCGGAGTGGATGAGTAAAATGTCTGCCTCTGACATGATTCGGTTAGCAGGTCAGTACACCGTAGCAAGAATGCTTGAGCGGGATGATTTCAGCAAGCGCTTCAAGGGTGAGCAGTCGATCGCTATACATGAGTTTCTATATCCCTTGGTTCAGGGTTATGACTCGGTGGCGATGCAGGCTGATGTGGAGCTAGGTGGGACCGATCAAAAATTCAACCTTCTTATGGGGCGCACACTCCAAAAGAGTGCAGGTCAAGATCCTCAGACTATTATCACTATGCCAATTCTTGAGGGGTTGGACGGTGTTCAAAAAATGTCTAAATCTCTAGGTAACTACATCGGCGTGTCTGATGCTCCTGGAGAGATGTACACCAAAATTCTATCAATGCCAGATGCGTTGATGTGGCGATATTTTGAGTTGTTGAGTTTCAAGCCTATGGAAGAGGTTGAAGCTTATCGTCAGGAAGTCTCTTCTGGTCGTAACCCGCAAGAGATTAAGCAGGTATTGGCTAGAGAAATTATAGAGCGGTTTCATGATGCTTCTGCTGCAGAAAACGCCCACAAGTCCGCAGGAAACAAAATGGACTTAGGAGAAATTCCTGATGATGTTCCAGAGGTAGATCTCGAGTTAGAAGGTCAGAGTGAAATTTGGATTAATGAGATTTTGAGGCGTGCCGGTTTGGTTGTAAATGGTAAGGCTGCAAAAGACGCTCTGGGTAGAGGGGTTGTATTTGCCGATGGAGAGAAAATCGAAGCTGGCTTCAAGATGGTTGCCGGTGACTCTAAAGTAATTCAGGCGGGGAAGAAGAAGATTGCCCGCGTTACTGTTAAGTAG
- a CDS encoding OapA family protein, which translates to MNRDFPKTHLLAAGSLSLAVTIMLLLSPSSEVEANRISIPLDITKESAHNDHAINQQTADSPSSEIVPSTPETQITDISSAQWDNFEVKKGDTLSTLFKKAGLNDKIMYQVIAGHKSNKQLANIYPGETLSFLMEESNEVSQIRLQRSQLESLVLTRGDNGKFTSEEVFIEPEVQLAYAEGKIDSSLFLAGQKAGLKQSMIMELANIFGWDIDFILDIRSGDSFNLIYEELYIDGNKIGEGNIIAATFNNQGRELKAVLYKDRKGDQNYFTPEGHSMRKAFLRSPIDFARISSHFNLRRKHPVLHTIRAHKGTDYAASRGTPIKATGDGKVIHAGRKGGYGKAVIIQHGQKISTLYAHMSKYARGVRNGARVKQGQIIGYVGSTGLASGPHLHYEFKVNGVQKNSVKVKLPQANPIHKSEMAEFKKQTRLYLSQLDTLSQSYRLAAN; encoded by the coding sequence GTGAACCGAGATTTTCCCAAAACTCACCTATTGGCTGCCGGAAGCTTAAGCCTTGCTGTAACCATCATGCTGCTATTGAGCCCTAGCAGTGAGGTGGAAGCCAATCGCATATCTATTCCTTTAGATATTACTAAGGAGAGTGCGCATAACGATCACGCCATCAATCAGCAAACTGCAGACAGCCCTTCAAGCGAAATCGTGCCATCCACACCTGAAACTCAAATCACTGACATTTCCTCAGCCCAGTGGGATAACTTTGAAGTTAAGAAAGGCGACACACTGTCAACGCTTTTCAAAAAAGCAGGACTTAACGACAAGATCATGTATCAGGTAATTGCAGGGCACAAGTCAAACAAACAACTCGCAAATATATATCCTGGTGAAACGCTCTCATTCCTCATGGAAGAGAGCAATGAAGTTAGTCAAATTAGACTCCAAAGAAGCCAGCTTGAATCACTAGTGCTCACTCGTGGAGATAACGGAAAATTCACCAGCGAAGAAGTTTTCATAGAGCCCGAAGTACAGTTAGCATATGCAGAGGGTAAAATTGATAGCTCACTTTTCCTCGCAGGGCAAAAAGCTGGCTTAAAGCAGTCAATGATAATGGAGCTTGCAAATATCTTCGGTTGGGATATAGATTTTATTCTCGATATCCGAAGTGGCGACTCTTTTAACTTAATATACGAAGAGCTCTACATTGATGGCAATAAAATTGGTGAGGGCAACATAATAGCAGCCACGTTTAATAATCAAGGACGTGAATTAAAAGCGGTGCTTTATAAAGATAGAAAAGGCGATCAGAACTACTTCACCCCTGAAGGCCACAGCATGAGAAAGGCTTTTTTACGATCACCTATCGACTTTGCCCGTATATCTTCACACTTTAATCTCCGCCGTAAACATCCAGTGCTGCATACAATCAGAGCTCACAAAGGAACCGATTACGCAGCTAGCCGAGGAACGCCTATTAAGGCAACTGGAGACGGCAAGGTAATTCATGCAGGTCGAAAAGGGGGTTATGGCAAAGCGGTAATCATCCAACACGGCCAAAAAATATCAACTTTATATGCTCACATGAGTAAGTATGCTCGAGGTGTTCGGAACGGCGCTAGAGTTAAACAAGGGCAGATTATCGGATATGTGGGTAGCACTGGATTAGCATCTGGCCCACACCTGCACTATGAATTCAAAGTAAATGGAGTGCAAAAGAATTCAGTAAAGGTTAAGTTGCCTCAAGCTAATCCAATTCACAAAAGCGAAATGGCTGAATTCAAGAAACAGACTCGTCTTTATTTGTCGCAGCTAGACACACTCTCTCAGAGCTATCGTTTGGCCGCCAACTAA
- a CDS encoding anhydro-N-acetylmuramic acid kinase, translating into MAQLADEALFIGLMSGTSIDAVDAVLIQISDRISIVDSHSIAIPQILKNTILELCSSGYDEIQRAFELDRELGHLFAKAAIELCEKANIPSRRISAIGSHGQTIRHSPNGKHPFTLQIADPNTIAECTGITTIADFRRRDIAANGQGAPLVPAFHQDIFKDLNNSRAIVNIGGMANITLIAKSDTPTLGFDTGPGNVLLDYWVYKQKQQKYDHNGEWAKSGRVDTTLLSQLLAEPYLTLQPPKSTGRELFNSDWLEQHLLNFTHLTATDIQATLTEFTCKTISDAVMMCDAQLESDDIVNEVYICGGGAKNQHMMERLQALLPTKQVSSTSELGIAPDLVESVAFAWLAHRTLNKLSGNLTSVTGAKAERVLGAIYCGN; encoded by the coding sequence ATGGCGCAGTTAGCAGATGAGGCACTCTTTATAGGCCTTATGTCAGGTACCAGCATCGACGCCGTCGATGCTGTTCTAATTCAAATATCCGACCGCATCAGCATCGTAGACTCACACTCCATAGCCATTCCCCAAATATTAAAAAACACAATTTTGGAGTTATGCAGTAGCGGCTATGATGAAATTCAGCGTGCATTTGAGCTTGATCGAGAGCTCGGACACCTGTTTGCAAAAGCAGCCATAGAGCTCTGCGAAAAAGCCAATATACCTTCAAGGCGTATTTCAGCCATAGGAAGTCATGGGCAAACCATTCGCCACTCCCCTAACGGCAAACACCCCTTTACGTTGCAAATTGCTGACCCCAACACCATTGCTGAATGCACCGGAATCACAACGATTGCTGATTTCAGGCGTAGAGATATTGCAGCCAATGGACAAGGCGCACCACTTGTACCTGCCTTTCACCAGGATATATTCAAAGACCTCAATAATAGTCGAGCTATTGTCAATATCGGTGGAATGGCCAATATTACCCTCATTGCCAAGTCTGATACGCCAACCCTTGGCTTTGATACCGGGCCTGGCAATGTACTACTTGATTACTGGGTGTATAAGCAGAAGCAACAAAAGTATGACCATAACGGAGAGTGGGCAAAATCAGGAAGGGTTGACACAACACTGCTTAGCCAACTGCTTGCTGAACCCTACCTAACACTGCAACCTCCCAAAAGCACTGGAAGAGAGCTTTTCAATTCAGACTGGCTAGAGCAGCATTTGCTAAACTTTACCCATTTAACTGCCACAGATATACAAGCAACCCTAACCGAGTTTACCTGCAAAACAATTAGTGATGCAGTCATGATGTGTGACGCTCAACTTGAGTCAGACGACATCGTAAATGAAGTCTACATCTGTGGTGGCGGAGCAAAAAACCAGCATATGATGGAACGACTCCAAGCACTCCTGCCGACTAAACAAGTTAGCTCCACAAGCGAACTGGGTATCGCACCCGACTTAGTTGAATCAGTGGCCTTTGCTTGGTTGGCACACCGAACACTTAACAAGCTTAGCGGTAACTTAACCTCAGTTACAGGAGCTAAAGCAGAACGAGTGCTTGGGGCTATTTATTGTGGAAACTGA